One window of the Niallia circulans genome contains the following:
- a CDS encoding dihydroorotate dehydrogenase electron transfer subunit: MAVKAEIIFNKQVSKRYFHLKVKVPNQQLFPVQAGQFFHIKCCEGPKPLLRRPLSIFRINEAESTLEFLYLVKGVGTKALAERKSEETLDILGPLGKGFSIAEGSENILIVARGVGIATLSALAFKLKSKNISCFAIVSARTKEDYLVEAELKAAGVEAVFVNDEAGTSDPSCVKLLAETWISEKKIDSIYTCGSRRLSKLMKELAYEHRLFAEIALEENMGCGIGSCYGCVCQIEEEERIRPVRICMEGPVFPLEKVVFA, encoded by the coding sequence ATGGCAGTGAAAGCAGAAATAATATTTAACAAGCAAGTAAGCAAGCGATATTTTCATTTAAAAGTAAAAGTTCCCAATCAGCAGCTATTCCCAGTTCAAGCGGGTCAATTTTTTCATATCAAATGCTGTGAAGGACCTAAGCCCTTGTTACGCAGACCACTTAGTATTTTTCGCATCAATGAAGCAGAAAGCACATTGGAGTTTCTTTATTTAGTAAAAGGGGTTGGGACGAAGGCTTTAGCGGAGCGAAAGTCGGAAGAGACGCTGGATATACTTGGTCCATTAGGGAAGGGATTCAGTATAGCGGAAGGAAGTGAAAATATTCTTATTGTTGCTAGAGGTGTAGGAATTGCCACCCTTTCCGCTCTTGCTTTCAAGCTGAAAAGTAAGAATATTTCGTGTTTTGCGATTGTCAGTGCTAGAACAAAAGAAGATTATTTAGTGGAAGCGGAGTTAAAGGCAGCTGGTGTGGAGGCTGTGTTTGTAAATGATGAAGCTGGAACGAGTGATCCTAGTTGTGTAAAACTTTTAGCAGAAACATGGATAAGTGAAAAAAAGATAGATAGTATCTATACATGTGGATCAAGAAGACTATCTAAATTAATGAAGGAATTAGCATATGAACATCGGCTTTTTGCGGAAATCGCCTTGGAAGAAAATATGGGATGCGGGATTGGTTCTTGCTATGGATGTGTCTGTCAGATTGAAGAAGAGGAACGCATCCGACCGGTCCGGATTTGTATGGAAGGACCAGTCTTTCCATTAGAAAAGGTGGTATTTGCATGA
- a CDS encoding class D sortase: protein MKVIGNCLIAAGICLLIFFGYQYYHNEHAQNIAFVEAKELIENNKNIKIDRSDKKKDPFSQVTFDYGQSIGILKIPKLERSLAIVEGTDPDSLSKGVGHLSESVLPGQGEQIILSGHRDTVFRDFGDLTIGDQFIVEMPYGKYHYEIKETEIVPEDDTSVIRKMGKEVLVVTTCYPFYFIGNAPERFIIYAYPVEKKGL, encoded by the coding sequence ATGAAAGTCATAGGAAATTGCTTAATTGCTGCCGGAATTTGCTTACTTATCTTCTTTGGTTATCAATATTATCATAATGAACATGCACAAAACATAGCATTTGTTGAGGCTAAAGAACTGATTGAAAATAATAAGAATATAAAAATAGATAGATCTGATAAGAAGAAAGATCCTTTTTCTCAAGTTACATTTGATTATGGGCAGAGCATCGGTATTTTGAAAATACCAAAGTTAGAAAGATCGCTTGCAATCGTTGAAGGAACAGATCCTGATTCTTTAAGTAAAGGGGTTGGCCATCTATCAGAGTCTGTACTTCCGGGTCAAGGTGAACAAATTATACTATCTGGACATCGCGACACCGTTTTCAGGGATTTTGGCGATTTAACAATCGGTGATCAATTTATTGTGGAGATGCCTTATGGCAAGTATCATTATGAGATTAAAGAGACTGAAATTGTTCCTGAGGATGATACCAGTGTTATCAGGAAAATGGGAAAGGAAGTTCTAGTGGTAACGACTTGTTATCCATTTTATTTTATTGGAAATGCACCTGAAAGATTTATTATTTATGCATACCCAGTAGAAAAAAAAGGATTGTGA
- a CDS encoding helix-turn-helix transcriptional regulator, with product MKKIERLISIVMILLQKEVVSASEFSRLFHVTKRTIQRDMEALSYANIPIYAKYGAEGGYALMDEYKFDKRLLNQNDIENILVALGGFEQLITNQEIQTTILKIKGMTSANISPKLDVTFYDWKGRSQIDEDVLLIKQAMENNWLVKFEYVDSIGNITSRVVEPYKMHLREMHWYLFGYSLERKDYRTFKLTRMTNINKGGFFIPRTDKVLEAEKQHNEKQDLVNVQLLIDVAVRDQFIERYGKNAVNKGNSESYLATIELPMNPFAYQFLAGFGNKVKIIKPKAFIAEYLHFLEDTVKLYK from the coding sequence ATGAAAAAAATTGAGCGACTTATATCAATAGTAATGATCTTATTACAAAAAGAAGTTGTTTCCGCATCAGAATTTAGTCGACTTTTTCATGTAACGAAACGAACGATTCAACGTGATATGGAAGCATTAAGCTATGCAAACATCCCTATTTATGCGAAATATGGTGCTGAAGGTGGATATGCACTAATGGATGAGTATAAATTCGATAAACGATTACTAAATCAGAATGATATTGAAAATATACTCGTAGCTTTAGGTGGTTTTGAGCAACTGATTACAAATCAAGAAATTCAAACGACTATTCTAAAAATCAAAGGAATGACCAGTGCAAATATATCCCCAAAACTAGATGTAACTTTTTATGATTGGAAAGGAAGAAGTCAAATAGATGAAGATGTTTTATTAATAAAACAAGCAATGGAAAATAACTGGTTAGTAAAATTTGAGTATGTAGACTCAATAGGAAATATCACTTCCAGAGTTGTAGAACCTTATAAGATGCATTTGCGAGAAATGCATTGGTACCTTTTTGGTTATAGTTTAGAACGGAAAGATTATCGAACCTTTAAATTGACGAGGATGACTAATATCAACAAAGGCGGTTTTTTTATACCCAGAACCGATAAGGTATTGGAAGCAGAAAAGCAACATAATGAAAAACAAGATTTAGTTAATGTACAGCTATTGATAGACGTTGCAGTCAGAGATCAATTTATCGAGAGATATGGCAAGAACGCTGTTAACAAGGGGAATTCAGAAAGTTATCTTGCCACTATTGAATTGCCTATGAATCCATTTGCCTACCAGTTTTTAGCGGGATTCGGTAATAAGGTGAAAATTATAAAGCCTAAAGCTTTTATTGCTGAATACTTACATTTTTTGGAGGATACAGTGAAGCTTTATAAGTAA
- a CDS encoding aspartyl-phosphate phosphatase Spo0E family protein has protein sequence MYKLRNQIEQVREEMEKLALVEGFSSPNTIKKSIELDELIYKYQQTKQCKKVIVGSY, from the coding sequence ATGTATAAACTAAGAAATCAAATAGAACAAGTTAGAGAGGAAATGGAAAAATTAGCTTTAGTAGAGGGATTTAGTTCTCCAAATACTATTAAAAAGAGTATAGAGTTAGATGAATTAATATATAAATATCAACAAACGAAACAATGTAAGAAGGTTATAGTTGGCAGTTATTAA
- a CDS encoding dihydroorotase: MADKQGVLADNPQSLADIFAALVDQSIFSYKKGVESMLWDHVIKNGYLYTGNGFEKGHLYIKDGKIAAITQDELAGEVLEVTDGEGLYVCPGFMDTHIHSRDPGPTYKEDFYYSTQAAAAGGITTVFEMPNTNPPINNVENFEKQKKNLTAKAHVDFAIWGICLGDANREDIVPLHQAGVIGFKFFWGYAINKETYQLMYNYKDGDKGVIPPLSDGEVYSIFREVQKTGQILAIHAENNQIIQRLTEEVEASGKRDYEALLQGRPNLAEEMTIQSGIALAKNLGTRLHILHVSTGEGVKLIRQAQTDGYTNITSETCPHYLFLSNEDYERVGPQMKVYPPIKYKKDQEELWRGIQDGTVTVVCSDHAPHTEEEKDGSLWDIPAGMCGVETLAPLLLNAVSEEKISLVDACKLLSENPAKQYGIYPQKGSLQVGTDADITIVDMKKKHTIKREELHSKSKVTAYNQTPITGMPVATIVRGTKVMENGQIISQPIGRIVVPGENERDGSPFELKSIGDL, encoded by the coding sequence TTGGCTGATAAGCAAGGCGTTTTGGCTGATAACCCCCAAAGTTTGGCTGATATCTTCGCCGCATTGGTTGATCAATCGATTTTTTCATATAAAAAAGGAGTGGAGAGTATGTTGTGGGATCATGTTATTAAAAACGGCTATTTATATACCGGAAATGGATTTGAAAAAGGGCATCTCTATATTAAAGATGGAAAGATTGCGGCCATCACTCAGGATGAATTAGCGGGAGAAGTGCTAGAGGTAACAGATGGAGAAGGGTTATATGTGTGTCCGGGCTTTATGGATACCCATATACATTCAAGGGATCCAGGTCCAACGTATAAAGAAGATTTTTATTATAGCACCCAAGCTGCAGCGGCAGGTGGGATTACGACTGTGTTTGAAATGCCGAACACTAATCCTCCTATTAATAATGTCGAAAATTTTGAGAAACAAAAGAAAAATCTCACGGCTAAAGCACATGTGGATTTCGCTATATGGGGAATTTGCTTAGGGGATGCTAACCGAGAGGATATCGTTCCACTGCATCAGGCTGGGGTGATTGGCTTTAAGTTTTTCTGGGGCTATGCCATTAATAAAGAGACTTATCAGTTGATGTATAACTATAAGGATGGAGACAAAGGTGTCATTCCGCCGCTTTCAGATGGAGAGGTTTATAGTATTTTCCGAGAAGTTCAAAAAACGGGACAAATTCTTGCTATTCATGCGGAAAATAATCAAATAATCCAACGGTTGACAGAGGAAGTAGAAGCTTCTGGGAAAAGAGATTATGAGGCACTTCTGCAAGGACGCCCGAATTTAGCCGAGGAAATGACCATTCAATCTGGGATTGCATTGGCGAAAAATCTTGGCACTCGACTGCATATTCTTCATGTCAGTACAGGAGAAGGGGTAAAGCTAATAAGACAAGCGCAAACAGATGGCTATACAAATATTACATCAGAAACATGTCCGCATTATCTCTTTTTATCCAATGAGGATTATGAAAGAGTTGGTCCGCAGATGAAGGTATATCCGCCTATTAAATATAAAAAGGATCAGGAAGAGCTGTGGAGAGGGATTCAAGATGGTACCGTAACGGTTGTCTGCTCTGACCATGCTCCTCATACCGAAGAAGAAAAGGATGGCAGCTTATGGGATATCCCTGCTGGAATGTGTGGGGTTGAAACATTGGCGCCACTACTATTAAACGCAGTAAGTGAAGAGAAGATTTCTTTAGTCGATGCCTGCAAACTTCTTTCTGAAAATCCAGCAAAGCAATATGGAATCTACCCGCAAAAAGGGTCGTTACAAGTAGGAACCGATGCAGATATTACCATAGTAGATATGAAGAAAAAACATACCATTAAAAGAGAAGAGCTCCACAGCAAAAGCAAGGTAACAGCATACAACCAAACACCTATTACAGGAATGCCAGTCGCCACCATTGTCCGCGGAACAAAAGTAATGGAAAATGGGCAAATCATCAGCCAACCAATCGGAAGAATTGTGGTGCCAGGAGAGAATGAGAGGGACGGTTCTCCTTTCGAGCTTAAGAGCATAGGCGATTTGTGA
- a CDS encoding dihydroorotate dehydrogenase, whose protein sequence is MSGLEVTLGNLHLKNPVMPASGTFAEQMTNYIDINQIGAIIPKSITKNRRTGNSTPRICETKAGGMINSIGIQSEGLTYFKEKTIPFYAAFSTPLIPSVSADSIEEFVEVSAELGAMDEVDAIELNISCPNLKNNGMAFGMDPSISHELVSKVRKTTNKPLIPKLSPNVTSIVEIAKACEAAGADILTVSNTFLAMSIDVHTRKPKISNVMGGYSGPAILPLVVRMVYQVYQATSLPIIGCGGVMNGEDAIELMLAGASAVQIGTASFVDPEAMITIRNEMEAYMQAHGIKDIQEIIGGVVVR, encoded by the coding sequence ATGAGTGGCTTGGAAGTAACATTAGGCAATCTTCATTTGAAAAATCCGGTTATGCCAGCGTCTGGAACATTTGCGGAACAAATGACTAATTATATTGATATTAATCAGATTGGGGCCATTATTCCCAAAAGCATTACCAAAAATCGGCGAACAGGCAACTCTACCCCTCGTATTTGTGAAACAAAGGCTGGTGGCATGATTAATTCGATTGGGATTCAAAGTGAGGGATTAACGTATTTTAAAGAAAAGACAATCCCCTTTTATGCAGCTTTTTCGACTCCTCTTATCCCTAGTGTGTCAGCAGACAGCATCGAGGAATTTGTGGAGGTTAGCGCAGAGCTCGGTGCTATGGACGAGGTGGATGCCATTGAATTAAATATTTCCTGTCCCAATTTGAAAAATAATGGGATGGCGTTTGGCATGGATCCATCCATCTCGCATGAATTAGTAAGCAAGGTACGAAAGACGACAAATAAGCCGCTCATTCCGAAGTTATCTCCTAATGTAACAAGTATTGTGGAGATTGCCAAAGCTTGTGAAGCAGCCGGCGCTGATATTTTAACAGTTTCCAACACATTTTTGGCTATGTCTATTGATGTTCATACTAGAAAACCGAAGATCAGCAATGTAATGGGCGGCTATTCCGGCCCAGCTATTTTGCCCCTCGTTGTCCGAATGGTTTACCAAGTGTATCAGGCAACTTCCCTTCCGATTATAGGATGCGGAGGCGTCATGAATGGAGAGGATGCCATCGAATTAATGCTCGCCGGTGCGTCCGCTGTACAAATTGGCACAGCTTCCTTCGTCGATCCAGAAGCAATGATAACGATCCGCAACGAAATGGAAGCCTATATGCAGGCACATGGAATAAAGGATATACAAGAGATTATTGGTGGAGTGGTGGTTCGGTAG
- a CDS encoding UDP-N-acetylmuramoyl-tripeptide--D-alanyl-D-alanine ligase, whose product MQGFSSKELATILEGYYIKEVDNFHIFNFEIDPKRLESEKCDHTCFISVSKKRWELVHKKETQWRDGNREILDHYLKCAIIITEEPIKELIDEKPQLIVKDSYKTIAKLAKAARLKMNNPVIAITGSVGKSSTRLLLEHLLKGDGTIVATRGNHNTQVGVPLYGSKLSSNPDYGIIEISLNALNNRGNHSLTIQPDICLVTSIGEAHLSTLHSTENIAKFKARIFKGMQQNGIAIINHDIGKKEFDILYHAAKEKTEKIYTYSLSNKNADLYLKKYKQRKYDTLVTFHYQNQDYCFSMKLPSNGMIANAFGAILCLAKMGHPFTSYLEKLQSFKSLDKIMDLKTYHTADGRLIDVIDDTHNAAIPSMINAIQTFKEKQCFYSGNKILVLGQVADLGSQAQELHDKLLKYILSSGADYIFGHGLYMRKVIKSLPAEKVGGWFDNAKDLAERIPYYCSNDSIVLLKGSVSGSDFRMTSHYLPNQLKRSKMQLYQYDPQIVANAIQPSWGVEVWDANTKEINFVRGRQSTRSLEGLGHLLLLDSFNLSTVNLNDVITLEKWPTNIGYSTNKKPFQKGTKFTILELINEFILTQHPSVIYQLGTYFYGDVQKAMRVVNKNGRELNLKPSSCYNLTGRYRVKEQQTYNLTDLRKLGYSIYKKRDIINFSPTLGRINGNEIKGLCFGELKLSCIAFYENYIISVSGVNTYSELINILSSSLQTFERKLQTTNQE is encoded by the coding sequence TTGCAAGGTTTTAGTTCAAAAGAATTAGCTACTATACTAGAAGGTTACTATATTAAAGAGGTCGATAATTTTCATATTTTTAATTTTGAAATAGATCCTAAACGTCTTGAATCGGAAAAATGTGATCATACATGTTTTATTTCAGTGTCAAAAAAAAGATGGGAACTGGTTCATAAAAAAGAAACACAGTGGCGTGATGGAAATAGAGAGATTCTCGATCACTATCTAAAATGTGCCATCATTATCACAGAAGAACCGATAAAAGAATTAATTGATGAAAAGCCTCAACTTATCGTAAAGGACAGCTATAAAACTATTGCCAAATTAGCTAAAGCAGCAAGATTAAAAATGAACAATCCCGTTATCGCTATAACAGGGTCTGTTGGAAAAAGCTCAACCCGATTATTATTGGAGCATTTATTAAAGGGAGATGGAACGATTGTAGCTACACGAGGGAACCATAACACGCAAGTAGGAGTTCCATTATATGGATCGAAGCTTTCCAGTAATCCTGATTACGGTATTATCGAGATATCATTAAATGCTTTAAATAATCGCGGGAATCATTCTCTCACTATTCAGCCTGATATCTGTTTAGTTACCTCGATAGGAGAAGCACATCTTTCTACTTTGCATTCGACAGAAAATATTGCAAAATTTAAAGCAAGAATTTTTAAAGGCATGCAGCAAAATGGGATTGCGATTATAAATCATGACATCGGTAAAAAAGAATTTGATATTTTATATCATGCAGCCAAAGAAAAAACAGAAAAGATTTATACATATAGTCTATCTAATAAAAATGCAGACCTCTATTTAAAAAAATATAAGCAGAGGAAATATGATACGTTAGTAACATTTCATTATCAAAATCAAGATTATTGCTTTAGTATGAAATTGCCAAGCAATGGAATGATTGCAAATGCCTTTGGTGCAATTCTATGTCTTGCGAAAATGGGTCATCCATTTACTTCTTATCTAGAAAAGTTACAGTCCTTTAAATCATTAGATAAAATTATGGATCTAAAAACTTATCATACTGCTGATGGTCGGTTGATTGATGTTATCGATGATACACATAATGCAGCAATTCCATCGATGATTAATGCAATCCAAACATTTAAAGAAAAACAATGCTTTTACTCTGGAAATAAAATCTTAGTCTTAGGACAAGTAGCAGATTTAGGAAGTCAAGCTCAGGAGCTTCATGACAAACTTTTAAAGTACATATTGTCATCGGGGGCTGATTATATCTTTGGTCACGGATTATATATGAGGAAGGTCATAAAGTCTTTACCCGCTGAGAAGGTAGGAGGATGGTTTGATAATGCAAAGGATTTAGCCGAAAGAATTCCCTACTATTGCTCCAATGACTCGATCGTTTTATTAAAAGGATCTGTATCTGGAAGTGATTTCAGAATGACAAGCCATTATCTTCCTAATCAATTAAAACGCTCTAAAATGCAGTTATACCAGTATGATCCTCAAATAGTAGCTAATGCTATACAGCCAAGCTGGGGGGTAGAGGTATGGGATGCTAACACGAAAGAAATTAATTTCGTTAGAGGGCGGCAATCTACAAGATCACTGGAAGGATTAGGGCATTTACTGCTATTAGACTCCTTTAACCTTAGTACGGTAAACTTGAACGATGTTATTACGTTAGAAAAGTGGCCAACCAATATTGGATACTCAACAAATAAAAAGCCTTTTCAAAAAGGGACTAAATTTACTATCTTGGAACTCATAAATGAATTTATATTAACCCAACATCCTAGTGTTATCTATCAATTAGGAACATATTTTTATGGTGATGTGCAAAAAGCAATGAGGGTAGTTAATAAAAACGGGAGAGAATTAAATCTAAAGCCATCATCCTGTTATAATTTAACGGGTAGGTATAGAGTAAAAGAACAGCAAACATATAACCTTACCGATCTTAGAAAGCTTGGTTATTCTATATACAAAAAGAGGGATATAATAAATTTTTCTCCAACATTAGGAAGAATAAATGGTAATGAAATTAAAGGACTATGTTTCGGTGAGTTAAAGCTTTCATGTATTGCTTTTTATGAAAATTATATTATATCTGTCAGTGGTGTTAATACATATTCCGAATTAATCAACATCCTATCTAGCTCGTTACAAACTTTTGAGCGTAAATTACAAACTACTAACCAGGAGTGA
- a CDS encoding adhesive domain-containing protein, which translates to MKEFDYKKSLRNHQKRKRVQTKKILVSTVVASTLVVSSLPSIPIGNLLIKPQYTVSAASLGEVQLLTDVDVTAELTENTDNYNLALGLSGVGLVDAELFNPDRVAVFYAPDLAGKLEVTEPANVRVEILPITMDNLPALSNGIDLLMGSVNNVFSTLVSSVGDLVNNPITGRLVSVEGLDELESSIEALNNINDALEDLLAYEDQVDVTVNPDGSLVVNFSDGLGNHLETAVKDVVLKLLNDLTDSINALEISGIAGSLIDPILTPVQALTTPIQDLSNQLLNGSIDIANDLAGVQVIGETTVSLNATVPKPAGVEGSVTIQGAGVSTTTIDAQLLSNLEDSDTVVFNEEGDADADADADADADADADADADADADADADADADADADADADADADADADADADADADADADADADADADADADADADADADADADADADADADADADADADADADADADADADADADADADADADADADADADADADADADADADADADADADADADADADADADADADADADADADADADADADADADADADADADADADADADADADADADADADADADADADADADADADADADADADADADADADADADADADADADADADADADADADADADADADADADADADADADADADADADADADADADADADADADADADADADSDADADADADADADADADADADADADADADADADADADADADSDADADADADADADADADADADADADADADADADADADADADSDADADSDADADADADADADADADADADADADADADADADADADADADADADSDADADADADADADADADADADADADADADADADSDADADADADADADADADADADADADADADADSDADADSDADANSDTNNNKEYILNTNNGAQKLPNTATAMWSYGLAGIGALLSGIASRIFGRRKRQ; encoded by the coding sequence ATGAAGGAATTTGATTACAAGAAAAGTTTAAGGAATCACCAAAAACGTAAACGAGTACAAACGAAGAAAATTCTTGTTTCAACTGTTGTGGCTTCAACATTAGTAGTTAGTAGTCTTCCATCAATCCCAATTGGAAACCTATTAATCAAACCACAGTACACTGTATCCGCAGCAAGTCTAGGAGAAGTTCAGTTATTAACAGATGTAGATGTTACAGCTGAATTAACAGAAAACACAGATAATTACAACTTAGCTCTTGGTTTATCTGGGGTTGGATTAGTAGATGCAGAGTTGTTTAATCCTGATCGAGTAGCTGTGTTTTATGCGCCAGATCTTGCTGGAAAATTAGAAGTAACTGAACCAGCAAATGTAAGAGTAGAGATTCTACCAATTACAATGGATAACTTACCTGCCCTTTCTAATGGAATAGATTTATTAATGGGCAGTGTAAATAATGTATTTTCAACTTTAGTTTCATCAGTTGGTGATTTAGTAAACAATCCAATTACTGGACGACTAGTAAGCGTTGAAGGATTAGACGAGTTAGAATCATCAATCGAGGCACTAAACAATATAAATGATGCTCTAGAAGATTTATTAGCTTACGAAGATCAAGTGGATGTAACGGTGAATCCAGACGGTAGCCTAGTTGTTAATTTCAGTGATGGATTAGGAAACCATCTTGAAACCGCTGTTAAAGATGTTGTTCTTAAACTATTAAATGATTTAACTGATTCCATTAATGCACTAGAAATATCTGGTATTGCAGGTTCTTTAATTGATCCTATTTTAACTCCTGTACAAGCATTAACTACTCCTATTCAAGATCTATCCAATCAACTACTCAATGGTTCGATTGACATAGCTAATGATCTTGCAGGTGTTCAAGTTATTGGAGAAACAACCGTTTCATTAAATGCTACTGTTCCTAAGCCAGCAGGAGTAGAAGGCTCTGTTACGATTCAGGGCGCTGGTGTAAGCACCACAACTATCGATGCTCAATTATTAAGCAACTTAGAAGATTCAGATACTGTTGTATTTAACGAAGAAGGCGACGCTGATGCCGATGCGGACGCTGATGCTGATGCCGACGCCGATGCGGACGCTGATGCTGATGCTGATGCCGACGCCGATGCCGACGCTGATGCGGACGCCGATGCCGACGCTGATGCCGATGCCGACGCCGATGCCGATGCCGACGCTGATGCGGATGCGGATGCGGATGCGGACGCTGATGCGGACGCGGACGCTGATGCGGACGCGGACGCTGATGCGGACGCGGACGCTGATGCGGACGCGGACGCCGACGCTGATGCCGATGCCGATGCCGACGCCGATGCTGATGCCGATGCCGATGCTGATGCTGATGCCGATGCTGATGCCGATGCCGATGCTGATGCCGATGCCGATGCCGATGCTGATGCGGACGCTGATGCCGATGCCGATGCTGATGCCGATGCCGATGCTGATGCGGACGCTGATGCCGACGCTGATGCCGATGCCGATGCGGACGCTGATGCGGACGCCGATGCCGACGCTGATGCCGATGCCGACGCCGATGCTGATGCCGATGCCGACGCTGATGCCGATGCTGATGCCGATGCCGATGCTGATGCCGATGCCGATGCTGATGCCGATGCCGATGCGGATGCGGACGCTGATGCCGATGCCGATGCTGATGCCGATGCCGATGCTGATGCGGACGCTGATGCCGACGCTGATGCCGATGCGGATGCGGACGCTGATGCGGACGCCGATGCCGACGCTGATGCCGATGCGGACGCGGACGCTGATGCCGACGCGGACGCCGACGCTGATGCCGACGCTGATGCCGACGCTGATGCCGACGCTGATGCCGACGCTGATGCCGATGCGGATGCCGATGCCGATGCTGATGCCGACGCTGATGCCGATGCTGATGCCGACGCTGATGCCGACGCTGATGCTGATGCCGATGCTGATGCGGACGCTGATGCCGACGCCGATGCCGATGCGGACGCTGATGCCGATGCCGATGCCGACGCTGACTCTGATGCCGATGCGGACGCCGATGCGGATGCTGATGCCGATGCCGACGCTGATGCTGATGCCGATGCCGATGCCGACGCTGATGCCGACGCCGATGCCGACGCTGATGCTGATGCGGACGCGGACTCTGATGCCGACGCTGATGCTGATGCCGATGCCGATGCCGATGCCGACGCCGATGCCGATGCCGACGCCGATGCCGACGCTGATGCCGATGCCGACGCCGATGCCGACGCTGATGCCGATGCGGACTCTGATGCTGACGCTGACTCTGATGCCGACGCCGATGCCGACGCTGATGCCGATGCCGATGCTGATGCCGACGCCGATGCCGATGCCGATGCCGACGCCGATGCTGATGCCGACGCCGATGCCGATGCCGACGCGGATGCCGATGCCGACGCTGACTCTGATGCCGATGCTGATGCCGATGCCGATGCCGATGCGGACGCCGATGCTGATGCCGATGCGGACGCCGACGCTGATGCCGACGCTGATGCCGATGCGGACTCTGATGCCGACGCCGATGCTGATGCCGACGCGGATGCCGATGCCGACGCCGATGCTGATGCCGATGCCGATGCCGACGCGGATGCTGACGCTGACTCTGATGCCGACGCTGACTCTGACGCCGATGCAAACTCTGATACGAATAACAACAAAGAATATATTTTAAATACTAATAATGGAGCACAAAAACTACCTAATACAGCTACTGCTATGTGGTCATATGGTCTGGCTGGAATAGGCGCTCTTTTAAGTGGTATAGCATCGAGAATCTTTGGTAGAAGAAAACGTCAATAG
- a CDS encoding substrate-binding domain-containing protein has product MSAAKKHGVSVPKDFSIIGFDNHPICLTTSPALSSIQNQTEWMIEDLINCLLDRLAGKEFPAIRKVYTGDLVIRGT; this is encoded by the coding sequence TTGTCAGCAGCAAAAAAACATGGAGTTTCTGTGCCAAAAGATTTCTCCATCATTGGTTTTGACAACCACCCAATTTGTCTGACAACCTCTCCTGCCTTATCTAGCATCCAAAATCAGACTGAATGGATGATTGAAGATTTAATTAACTGTTTATTAGATCGACTTGCTGGTAAAGAATTTCCTGCGATCAGAAAAGTTTATACAGGGGATCTAGTGATAAGGGGGACGTAG
- a CDS encoding VOC family protein — protein sequence MKAISYLQFGGKAEEALDFYEKALHATNVKKVRFAAFVQDSNAPLTKEEQNMIMESRIEFSGNILMISDVPPFMQAMTGEIIKGNTVLISIIDADQDRNQQIFEKLAEGGTVIMPLASTPWSASFGMVVDKYGVTWKFNSEASKFLDSFK from the coding sequence ATGAAAGCAATAAGTTATCTTCAATTTGGTGGAAAAGCAGAAGAAGCGCTGGACTTCTATGAAAAGGCATTACATGCAACAAATGTAAAAAAGGTGAGATTTGCCGCTTTTGTTCAAGATTCTAATGCTCCATTAACGAAAGAAGAGCAAAACATGATTATGGAATCTCGTATTGAGTTTTCAGGGAATATTCTAATGATTTCTGACGTTCCGCCTTTTATGCAAGCTATGACGGGTGAAATCATAAAAGGGAATACCGTCTTAATCAGTATTATTGATGCAGATCAAGATAGGAATCAGCAAATATTTGAAAAGCTTGCAGAAGGTGGTACTGTGATCATGCCGTTAGCTTCTACCCCGTGGTCAGCAAGTTTCGGAATGGTAGTGGATAAGTACGGGGTAACGTGGAAATTTAACAGTGAGGCGAGTAAATTTCTAGATAGTTTTAAGTAG